A region from the Lycium barbarum isolate Lr01 chromosome 8, ASM1917538v2, whole genome shotgun sequence genome encodes:
- the LOC132607232 gene encoding syntaxin-121-like: MNDLFSGSFSRFRNEDQSPNQESPGIQMKQTGGHVNLDKFFEDVEAIKDELKDLENLHSQLHNSHEQSKTLHNAKTVKDLRTKMDNDVSIALKKAKFIKVRLEALDRSNAANRSVPGCGPGSSSDRTRTSVVNGLRKKLQESMNQFNELRQRMASEYRETVQRRYYTVTGENPDEGTLDNLISTGQSETFLQKAIQEQGRGQVMDTVMEIQERHEATKELERNLKELHQVFLDMAVLVESQGVQLDDIESQVNRANSFVRGGAQQLEGARKHQKSSRKWTCIAIIILLIIILVVVLSIQPWKK, from the exons ATGAATGATCTATTCTCAGGATCTTTCTCCCGTTTCAGAAATGAAGATCAGTCACCAAATCAAGAATCCCCTGGTATACAAATGAAACAAACAGGTGGTCATGTCAATCTTGACAAATTCTTTGAAGATGTAGAAGCCATTAAAGATGAGCTTAAAGATCTTGAAAACCTTCATTCCCAACTCCACAATTCACATGAACAAAGCAAGACTTTACACAATGCTAAAACTGTTAAAGATCTCAGAACCAAAATGGATAACGATGTTTCCATAGCTTTGAAGAAAGCCAAGTTCATCAAAGTGAGATTAGAGGCATTAGATAGATCTAATGCTGCTAATAGAAGTGTACCTGGTTGtggacctggaagttcatctgataGAACAAGAACTTCTGTTGTGAATGGATTGAGGAAAAAACTTCAAGAATCTATGAATCAGTTCAATGAACTAAGGCAAAGAATGGCATCTGAGTATAGAGAAACTGTTCAGAGAAG GTACTATACCGTGACCGGAGAAAATCCAGATGAAGGTACACTGGATAATCTGATATCTACTGGTCAAAGTGAGACATTTTTGCAGAAAGCAATACAAGAGCAAGGAAGAGGACAAGTGATGGACACTGTTATGGAAATTCAAGAAAGGCATGAAGCTACAAAGGAATTAGAGAGGAATCTGAAAGAACTGCACCAAGTTTTCTTGGACATGGCTGTTTTAGTGGAAAGTCAAGGAGTTCAACTAGATGATATTGAAAGTCAAGTCAACAGAGCCAATTCATTTGTGAGAGGTGGGGCTCAGCAACTTGAGGGAGCAAGAAAGCACCAGAAAAGTTCAAGAAAGTGGACTTGTATTGCCATTATTATTTTGCTGATTATTATCTTGGTGGTGGTTCTTTCCATTCAACCATGGAAGAAATGA